From Candidatus Schekmanbacteria bacterium, one genomic window encodes:
- a CDS encoding succinate dehydrogenase iron-sulfur subunit: protein MEVTLTIYRYDPEKDNKPYYKTYKVEVDEMDRVVDCLNKVKWEQDGTLTFRKSCAHGVCGSDAVRINGENALACQKLVKDLKGGKATIEPLLEFPVIKDLVVDLDPFFKNIEKIKPYFINNTPPPDKERYQSNEDRDKIDDPVKCILCGSCTSSCPSYWYNKDYLGPAALLKAHRFILDSRDEGKEERIQIVNNRNGLWRCHTILNCNEVCPKEINITQAISELKRFVLASKL from the coding sequence ATGGAAGTTACCTTAACAATATACAGATACGACCCTGAAAAGGATAATAAACCTTACTACAAAACTTACAAGGTCGAAGTAGATGAAATGGACAGAGTTGTCGACTGTCTCAACAAGGTAAAATGGGAGCAGGATGGCACATTGACCTTCAGGAAATCCTGTGCTCACGGAGTTTGTGGTTCTGATGCAGTAAGAATAAATGGCGAGAATGCTCTTGCCTGCCAGAAACTTGTCAAGGATTTAAAAGGGGGCAAGGCAACGATTGAACCATTACTCGAGTTTCCTGTCATAAAGGATCTTGTGGTTGATTTGGATCCCTTCTTCAAGAATATTGAAAAGATAAAACCCTACTTTATAAATAATACGCCCCCGCCCGATAAAGAGCGTTATCAAAGCAATGAAGACAGAGACAAGATAGATGATCCGGTTAAATGTATTCTTTGCGGTTCCTGCACATCATCCTGTCCGTCATATTGGTATAACAAAGACTATTTAGGTCCGGCTGCTCTTCTTAAAGCACATCGCTTTATTCTTGACAGCCGAGATGAGGGAAAAGAAGAAAGGATTCAAATTGTAAATAACAGAAATGGACTTTGGAGATGTCATACCATATTGAATTGTAACGAGGTTTGTCCAAAGGAGATTAACATTACGCAGGCAATATCAGAACTTAAGAGATTTGTGCTTGCTTCTAAACTGTAA